GCTGGAAATATTCTAAAAGCTGAACCTGATTTTCCAGAAAAATCTAAAAAATTCGGTATTTATGCTATTGGGTTGATTTTCATAGGTTTGTTGCTACATTTCTTCGGAATTAACCCAATCATAAAAAGGATCTGGACTCCTTCTTGGACTTTGTTTAGTGGAGGGATCTGCTTTTTATTTCTTTTATTTTTTAGTTTTTTGGTCGAAAAATTCAAAATTGTAAAGCCCCTTGAATTTTTCAGAATAATAGGCCTCAACTCCATAGCAGCCTATATTTTGGCTCATACGGTTAATGGTTTTATTTTTGAAAATTTCAAAATACATTTTGGGCAAAACATTTTTCTGATTTTAGGCGAAAGCTATCAAAGTCTGGTTTCAGGTTCTGTGATTTTGGCAATGGAATGGCTCGTTTTACGGTGGATGTACCGAAATCAGGTTTTTATAAAGATTTAAAAAGGCTATCTTTGCACAAATTTTGGATGGATGCAGAGATATTTAATTAAGGCAAAAAACGACATTTTTAACGAAAAAATTAGGCTGGCTTCTTCGAAAAGCGAGAGTAACAGGGCATTGATTATTAATGCATTATCAGGTTTTACAGGTGAGTTGGAAAATCTTTCAACTGCCCGCGATACTCAGACTATGATAAGGTTGTTAGAGTCAGATGATGCGGTAGCTGATGTACTTGATGCCGGAACCACCATGCGTTTTTCGACTGCTTATTTTGCCGCCACCAACCAATCAAAAACCATGACAGGTACACCACGTATGTGCCAGAGACCTATTGGAATATTGGTAGATGCCCTGCGTACCATTGGTGCTGAAATCGATTATTTGGATCAGGCCGGATTTCCGCCACACAAAATCAATGGTTTGCCTTCACAAAAATCAAATACCATTGAAATCAGAGGTGATGTCAGCAGCCAATATATCTCCGCTCTTTTAATGATTGCCCCAGTTTTACTCCAAGGTTTGACCATTAAACTTACTGGAGAAATTGGTTCTATTCCTTATATCAAAATGACTATCAGGCAAATGGAGGCATTTGGGGTTAAGGTGGAAGAAAATTGGATAGAAAAAACGCTGAAAGTAGCTCCACAGAAATACCTTGCGGCCCATTATAAAATTGAATCAGATTGGTCAGGTGCGTCTTATTGGTATGCAGTGGTGGCATTGGCTCAAAATACTGAGGTGAAAATCGAATTACTGGGTTTGAAAGAAAATTCATTGCAAGGTGATAGCTCGATTGCTGAGATTATGAGCCATTTGGGAGTAAAGAGTACATTTACTTCTGAGGGTGTTTTGCTGGAAAAAATACAGGCCGAAAGCTCATTCGAGTGGGATTTTACCAATTGTCCAGACTTAGTCCAGACAGTGGCAGTAGTTCTGGGAGCAAAGGGAATAAAAGGTAAATTTACAGGTATCGAAAGTCTGAAAATCAAAGAAACAGACCGGGTGTTTGCTTTGCAACAAGAATTAGCCAAGATTAATGCCTCATTGGTTGAAACTGTAGAAAACAAAGAATATGAGGTCAACGGATCTGGAAAGTGGGATACAATCCCTGATATCGAAACTTATGATGACCATCGTATGGCAATGGCTTTTGCACCTTTGGCCATGCTTAAAGAAGTAATAATCAAAGAACCCGGTGTGGTGGCTAAGTCTTATCCAAGTTTTTGGGAAGATCTGTCAAAAGTTACTGAAATTGAAGAAATTTGAAATTGATTTTATGAAAAAAATACAGCTCCTGGTTTTTCTGACATTAATTTCTTTTTCAGGTTTTGGGCAAATTCTGGATTCTACTCAAAAAAAGGCCGAAAAATTATCGGTTTTAGATCGGAAAAGCTATGCAATAAATATTCCCGCAGGATGGAAAGTGGAAAATAATTGCAAAGATGAATGGTGCGATATTACCTCGCCTTTTGATACTTTGGGACTGATTGACAGGTATTTGGAAAGTATAAATTTTGCCGTGAATAAATTGCCATCTGCCAACTATACGGTAGATCAATATGCCGCTTTTTCAATTAAATATCTGCCCACGGTCGTTAAAAATTTTAGTATTATTGAAAAGAAAAAATTAAAATCAAATGCCTATCGCCTTACATACAAAGGTGAAAAGGATAAGTTTAAACAAACCTGGAGACAATATTATTACATAAAAAATGCAAAAGTTTATATAGTAACATTTGCCTGTGAGACCGAAAAGTATGCTTACTATCAACCTTTGGTAGAGCTTTATTTGAATAGTTTCAGGTTGAAATAGTCTTGGTATTTATTACAATTTTTGGAAAATAATTTCCTTAACTTTTGAAAGATAAGTTAAATTTGTGGCAAAATAATCCTTTAAATGAAACCACAATTATTCTACCTGAAATACACAATAGTATCGTTTTTTATTACTTTTTATTTACTGCTTTTTTTTAAGTTTGAATCAAACGCCCAAGAGCTATTCTATGAAAAAAATATTTCTAATGGCAGCTCACTCCCTGACAGTTTTTGTTTTGGATATCAGATTGGCAACCAATTTTGGTTTGGAGCCTTCAATGATAAAAATTATTCGGAATTTGAAACCTTTAAACTTTCAAAATCAACTGATTCTGGATTAACAAGAGTAAAAAGTTTTGAGGGATTCGGAGCTTCTGAGGATTTCTATAAAATTGGAAATAGTGTAATTCAATTTTACGGAAATGGTGAAAAAAATTTGTTAGTCCTTGATGGAATTTCAATTAATTTAATAAAACTTGGGAACGGGGTTTATGTTAATCAGGCAAGTATAAAAATCTTTAAAAATAGGTTATTTTTCCTTGCAAGAACTTTTTGGGATAGCCCAGAGGACCTCTACGTAACAGATGGTACTGAAAATGGTACTAAGAAATTAAAATTACCCTTTGATGGATTTGTTTTGGAAGCATTAATGGCAAATGAGCAAAATTTGTTTGCTAAAATTTCAAATTCTACCTTAAAAGAATATGATTTAATAGGAATCGCAGGTGAAAACGAAAATGAAAATCAAAGAATAAAAGTTGGAAAAGAGGTTTTTATTAATAGAAATAAAATTTTCTTTTTGGATGATGAGAGCAAAATAAATGTATATGATATCTCAAAAAAAGATAAACTAGTACTTGATTTAAAGGTTAATGGCCATGTTTTTTTCGATTCAACTCAAGAATCAACCTTTTTAGGTTTTGGGAATAAAATAATCAAGTATTTGCCCGAAGGGAATAAATTTGAGTTGATGGACTCACTGAAGAATGAATCTATTTCGGACTTTTTCAAAGTCGGTCAGAAGGGAGTATTTTTTTCTGCCAAAAATTCCCAAAATGAAAAGTCAATCTATTTTAGAAGCAATAATTCGACTGGTTTAAAGGCTGTAAATCTTGCGAAATATTCGAAATTAAATAATATTCTATGGGCAAAAGAAATAGGTTCCAATATTTATTTTATTCACAACAACATATTCGAATCAGATGATAATATATTAACCTCATACAATGTTTCTACAGGGGAGACCCAAATTATTGGTTTTACTTTTAATAATCAATGGGCAAAGTATATTATTACTTCTTCAAAAGTTGTAATTCCGGTCAGGAAAAAGAAAAATTCCACAAATGATCTGCTTATTGTTGATTCGGATAAATCCTTGTTTCTGTCAGATATCCAGGAAAAATTTAATTATAAGGATTTAAATTTCATAGGTTTTTTCGATGATGGAATGGTATTTAGTGGAAATATGGCTAAAATTGGAAGAGAACCATTTTTTACCCGATTTGAGAAAAACGACGCAGTCTTAATTAATGATATAAAAACGGATTCTCCGGAGGGCTCAGGTACATCTAATCTTTTTCAGTATGGTTCAGATCTATATTTCACAGTAGAAGGTCAGAATCATAGTTTTAATATAATTAAGACAAATGGAAATAAAAATTCAATATTAGAAATAGATGGAAGTGATTATGGCGAATTCAATATGTTTTTTAGTTTGAATGATAGGCTTTATTTTATTGCCGGATATAGCAAAGTATATGAAATTGACACATCAGGTAAAATTAAATTAGTGTCTTCAATACCTAATAGTAATAATTCTTTCAGTTATATAGTCTTAAGAATTGGCAAGGTTGAAAAAAATGGAAAAAGTATTGAATGGATTTTATATAATGGCAACTTATTTTTTTTTGATGGAAATAATGTATCTGTTTCATCTGCCGGGCAATTAAGGTCTATTAATAATTATCTCTTATTAAATAATGAGGAATATTTTGTTGTTTACAATGGATCCAAAACCTCTGTTTATAAATTGGTTACTTCAACTAACACCTTCCAAGAAATTTATTCTAGCCAATACTTTAATTACTTTTCTAATTTTCAGTCCAAAATGGATATTTGTATTTTGTAAAAAAACTTTTGGGTGAAAGTGATCAAATTATAACGGTATATTTAAATGATAAAAGTGTTACACTAACAAAACTTGACGACTTAATTATTAGTGGCTTAATGCCATTAGAAGATAGTTTTTATTTTTTAACTTATAACAAAAAAAAAAATAAAACATCACTTTTTGAATTAAAAACAAATTCACTTCTATTGACAACTTTGGTTGAAGAGACGTCTCTCGAAATCATGGAATTATCTAACGATACCATTTATTATTCTTTTAATTCTGGAGGAAAAAGAATTATTGAATTTATTAAAAAATCAAACAGGCAGAAGAGCAGAGTTTTAGTATTGGATAGTGATGTTCTTCTCAGGAAAGAATCAAAAATATATATTGGATATAGCTTTGACGATAAAAATAAGAAGTTCGATCTCACTAAAATTGATATTCAAAAAGGAAAGGAAGACCTAGTTTTGCAGTCATATGAAGGCTTTAATTATATTTATAATCCCTTTATTTTTAAAGAGCATATATATTTTATTGGAGATCATAAAAATAGAGGGTTAGAACTTTTTCGGAGTCAATTAAAAACTCCTGAAAATGAGCAATTGGTAAAAGCTGCCTTAATCTTAAATCAGCCACAGGATTCACTCATATTTGCAAAAAATGGTGGTATTTTAAGTCTTGAGATTGAAAACAATGCGGGAGTAAATTATGAATGGCAATTATTTAAAGATGGGAGTTGGGATGAATTAAAATCAGTTAGTGATTATTTTAAGGTCAATCAGGTTTTTTCCAACGAATTAATAATTAGTAATTTTAATATTTTAAATGATGTTATCAAAGTAAGATGTAAGATTTCTAAAGATGGTTTTGATGAATTGTTTACCTCTGAAATTAGTATTTTTCAAAAAATGGAAATATTAAACCATCCAATTTCTGGCTCTTATCTGAAAGGTGAAAAAGTAAATCTGAAATCAAATACCAATATTAATCCAAATAAAGAGATTTGGGAAACTGATATTACAGGTGAGTGGAAAGATATAAATTTGTTGAAAGAAGTTTTCCCGCAAATGAAAATTGACAGAAATCAAATTGAGTTTCAAAATGTCGAAAATATTGAAAACAATGGATTTAGAATTAGATATAAAGCTGTTATTGATGCACCTTACCAAAATGTTACGAGTAATATTGCGGAAATTAAATTTCTCAGTCCTTTAAATACAGAACCCAAAGTTTCTGAGATTTTAATTTTCCCAAATCCTTCCAATAAAATACTTTCTTTTAATAAGACATATAGCCAATGTTTTATTATTGATCAATCTGGGAATCAATATTTTGCAGGCTCAAATTTGCTACAAGTTGATATTTCCAAATTGAGTAATGGAATTTATTTTGTTGTATTAAAGGATAAAAATTCATCAATAATTAGGAAATTTTCAAAACTTTGAAAATAACAAAAAAGACCCGCTCAAACGGGTCTTTTTTGTTTATACAAAGGGTAAATCATATCCCCAATACTTTTTTATTAACTGCTTCGTCGGCTCCTGTTGCAGCAAAATCGTCAAACGCACGGGTAGCTACTTCTATGATATGGCTCTCGATAAATGGTGCACCTTCAGTTGCACCTTGTTCGCTCGATTTTATACAGCATTCCCATTCCAATACTGCCCAGCCATCATAATCATACTGAGACATTTTGGAGAAAATAGCAGAGAAATCTACCTGACCATCACCCAGTGAACGGAATCTACCTGCACGGTCAGCCCATCCGGCATAACCACTATACACACCTTGTTTTCCGGTAGGATTAAATTCCGCATCTTTCACGTGGAAGGCTCTGATACGCTCATGGTAAAAGTCAATAAACTGAACATAATCAAGGCCTTGCAATACGAAGTGACTCGGGTCGTAGTTGATGCAGGCTCTTTTGTGACCTCCGAGTTTATCTACAAACATTTCGAATGTTGTACCGTCAAAAAGGTCTTCTCCAGGGTGCAATTCATAGCAATAATCTACACCGTTTTCATCATACACATCCAGAATTGGCTTCCATCTTTTTGCCAATTCTGTAAATGCTGTGTCAATCAATCCAGCAGGTCTTTGAGGCCATGGATATAAAAAAGGCCATGCCAAAGCTCCGGAGAAACCTACATGCGAGGTCAATCCAAGATTTTTTGAAGCTTTGGCGGCATATTTTAGTTGCTGAATCGCCCATTCTCTGCGGGCTGGTTCATTGCCATGGACTTCTGCCGGTGCAAAAGCATCATACATGGTATTGTAAGTTGGATGCGACGCTACCAACTGACCTTGAAGGTGCGTAGAAAGCTCAGTGATTTCCAAACCTTTGGCTGCAAGTTTTCCTTTGAGTTCATCACAATAAGTTTGAGACTCAGCAGCAGTTTTCAAATCAATTATTCTTCCATCCCAGGCTGGGAGCTGGATGCCTTTATAGCCTTTTGCGGCCATATAGTCGGCGATCGTATCCAAAGAATTAAACGGAGCTTCATCCCCCATAAACTGAGCAAGAAATATTCCGGGTCCTTTAATTGTTTTCATTTTATTTTAGCATTTGGCTGTCAGCTTTTGGCTTTAAGCGTTTTTAAAATTATTCTTATCTAAATACCTATAAATTAATATTCTAATTCGCCTTTTGGGTCAAATTTTTTGTCATGATTTTTGGTTTGCTTCGCTCCTAAAATGCATGCCCAAAAAAATACATTCTCTTTTTTTATAATTCATCGGATTAAAACCCGGAGCTATTTTTTTTACCCTTACAGGTATTAATTATCCAATTGAAATTGTATTTTTTTGTAAAAATTATTAATCAATTAATCCAAAATCCTTAATCGTCAATCGATCCCGATAGTTATCGAGACGTCAATCGAATCAATTCCTACACTTTTACCCACTTATCGCTACGGCTACTTTCGAGGATCCTTTCACAAATCAAAAGCTCGCGGTAGCCATCGGCAAAGGTTGGGAATTTTGGATTTTCAGGCATTTTATTGGCCGCAACTGCCTCATACACTTCTTTGAAAAGTTGTTTTGAAGTATCGCCAAAGCCTTCGTTATGACCTCCCGGATAAGTAATTAATGATCTTACTTCCTCATGTACAAGTGAAGGATCTCGCATCAACAACGAGTTAGCTCCATCTCTTGAACCAATCCATATTTCGTTTGGAGCTTCTGAATTCCAGGCCAATGTTTTGACAGAACCCGAAATTTCTACTTTCAACTGATTTTTTCTTCCTGCCGAAACCTGTGAAACTGTAATTGAGCCTCTGTTTCCATTGTCAAAACGAAGCAGCACATTGGCATGGTCTTCGGTATTGATGGGTACATCAGCATAGTCTTCGGGTTGAAGCATTTTGCCTGAATAAGTCTCAACAGGCTTTAAAGGCTTTTTGCGGTTTTTGTGAATGGTATTAAAATCAGCCATGACCTCTACTGTTTTCAGGCCGGTAACATATTCAATCAAGTCCATCAAGTGTGAACCAATATCAGCAATCGCTCTGGAATCACCCGATTTGTCGGGTTCCAAACGCCAGTTGTAGTCTGTTGCATAGAAAAGCCAGTCCTGCAAATAAGAACCAATCACCGAATAGATATCTCCAAGTTCACCTTTTTCACGCATCATTTTCATTTGACGAACCAAAGGATAATATCTCAGGTTGAAATGAACGGCATTTACTAGTCCAGTTTTTGCAGCCAACGCCACTAATTCTTCTGCCTCATGCAAGTCTTTAGCGAGCGGTTTTTCACATACCACGTGTTTTCCAGCCAATAGAGCTGCCTTTGATTGCTCATAGTGAAGGAAGTTTGGCGTACAGATATGAACACACTGGATATCAGGCATCGACAGGAGTTCATCGAAAGTACAGGGTCTTTCAATACCCAGTTGAGCAGCTTTGGTGGTGGCTAATTCCAAATTTACCTCACAAAGAGCTACCACTTCTATATTTGGGAGTCTCCTGAGAGCTTCAACGTGGGCAGGCCCTATAAAACCGGTTCCAACTACGCCTACTTTAATTTTTGACATTTTCTATACTATGTTAAAAGGTTAAATTTCAATCAATTATATTTCAAATTTTGTCCATTTCTGGTCAGAATTGTTGGATTTGATTACAGTTTGGATAAATCCCATTCCCCGCATCCCTTCTTCAATTCCCGGAAAATCATGAACCTCAGGATCATATTGACCCGAAATCGTATGGTCGTTGCCCAGATTACCCACAGCAGCTGTGGCAGAAGAATTGCCCCATCTTGCCCTTAATGCATATGCAAAGTTCCGGTAAATATTTGCAAATGTTTCTACATATCCTTCAGGATGGCCAGCCGGTTGACGGGTATGGGCTGCAGCTTGTGCTGAAAGATTTCCAACACCGGTCCTGATTATGTGCGAACCGTTTTCCTGGTTGGTAATTTCAAGGGTGTTGGGTTCCATTTGTTTCCATTTCAGGCCACCAAATTCTCCATATACCCTGATATTCAGGTCGTTTTCTTCACCATTACAAATCTGGCTGTTATGCAAGACACCTTTTGCCCCATTATCAAATCTCAAAAGAATATTAGCATCGTCATCCAGTTTTCTACCATCTACAAAAATGGTAAGGTCGGCACAGAGCTCGGTGATTTTCAATCCGGTGATGTATTCAGCAAGGTTTTCTGCATGCGTCCCGATATCTCCGATTCCCCCGCCGGCACCGCATCTTGCAGGATCAGTACGCCAGGCAGCTTGTTTTTGACCGGTAGCTTCTACCAATTGCGATAACCAGCCCTGGGGGTATTCCACTATTACTTTTCTTATTTTTCCCAGTTTACCCGACTTGATAATTTGCTTTGCCTCTTTTACCATTGGATATGCAGTATAATTATGGGTAAGGGCAAAAATCACATCAGAACCATTAACAATTTTTTCGAGAGCTTTGGCTTCTTCCATGGTAAGGGTTATGGGTTTGTCCAAAACTACATGGAAACCGTTTTCAATTGCAAATTTCGCTGCTTCAAAATGTACATGATTGGGTGTAACTATAGAAACGAAATCCATTCTTTCTCCTACAGGAAGCTCTTTTTCTTTCAGAATCATTTCTTTATAAGAACCATAAACCCGATCGGAAGGAAGGTAAAGGGCTTCTCCGGTGGCTTTTGATTTGGCGGGGTCAGAACTGAAAGCTCCACATACGAGTTCGATTTCACCATCGAGGGCGGCCCCTCTCCGGTGTACAGCTCCGATAAAGGCTTCAAGGCTTCCGCCAATCATGCCCATTCTCACTTTTCTTGACATACGGTTGAATTTTTTTCGATAATAATTTGGCTTGCAATATAGGAAATTTAAATAAATCAGAGTTTGAAGAATTCAATAAAATCTTTAATTTATTAAATTGATAAAATGAAAAAATCTTTTTCCAATTCTTAAAAAAATGTACATTTACGAAATTTTCAACCCTTATAAACACAAGAAATTTTATGGTAAATAGAAATCGATTATTTCTCGCTAGTTGTTTTGCTTTAATTACTACCTCTATGGCTTTTGGTATCAGAGCCGGTATTCTTACACAGTTAGGTGCTGAATTCCAGCTTGATCAGGAACATTTGGGTTATGTTAATCAAATGGCTTTCTTAGGTTTTCCGATTGCGATGATTGTCGGAGGCCCACTTTACAACATTATCGGTCCGAAGAAAATCATGTGGTTGGCGTTCATTACCCATGTTTTGGGATTAGTTATGACCATTTTTGCTGGTGGTTTTTGGACACTTTTAATTTCTACTTTTTTTGTTGGTTTTGCAAATGGCACTGTTGAAGCTGCCTGTAATCCGATGATCTCTGACATGTATGAAGGTAACGAAAAAACCAAAATGCTGAACCGTTTCCATATGTGGTTCCCGGGTGGTATTGTTATTGGTAGCCTACTTTCACAGTTTATGACCAAAAACGAAATGGGATGGCAGTTTCAGATTGGTGCTATTCTGATACCTGCGGCGATTTATGCGGTTCTGATTATCGGCCAACAATTTCCTGAAAGCCATGACGAGGGTGCTGCCTCAAACAGTGGTAACCTGAAAGCCATGCTTTCACCTCTTTATTTATTTATGTTGGCATGTATGGCTTTAACGGCTATTTCTGAATTTGGGCCGGAGCAATGGATTGGACCAATCATGGAAAAAACTGGAGCAAGCCCAATGATCATTTTGGCAATCGTAACCGGATTGATGGCAGTTGGAAGGTATTTTGCCGGTCCACTTGTTCACAGTATTAACCCAACCGGAGTACTTTGGGGATCAGCGATTTTAGCAACCATCGGTATCGCCCTAATGAGTCAGGCTTCAGGTGTTATGGTTTATGTTTCTGCCATAATTTTTGCTTTGGGTGTTTGTTATTTCTGGCCAACAATGATTGGTTTCGTAGCTGAAGAATTACCACAAACCGGTGCATTCGGAATGTCAATAATGGGCGGAATGGGAATGTTTTCAACTTCAATTTTCCAACCGATTATTGGTAAATGGCTTGATAATGAAAATGCAAAGGCTTTGGCTTCAGGCTTAACCGGGGATGAAGCCAATATTGTAGCGGGACAGGCTACTTTAGATAATATGGCTGTTTTTCCTGCTATTTTGATTGTGGCTTTTGGTATTCTGTTTTTTGTTATGAGAAAAAGAAAAGCAGCTTTAGCTCATTGATAATATTTGTTTGAACTCACAGAAAGGTGATCTTAAGGGGTCACCTTTCTTTTTTCAATAGGTCAAAAAAAAATGAATGTTTGTATTGATATTGGTAACACCCGAACAAAAGTCGGTTATTTTGAAAATGGAAAATTACTGAATGTTCAGCGGATTCCGGCGGCAGAAAAACTTTTTGATTTTTTAAGAATAGAAGATAATGACAGAATAATTATTTCTTCAGTGGTAAAATCAATTGATGAGCTAAAATTACTATTTAAAAATTATCCTTCGGTCTTGTTTTTAAATTCCGATTCTTTATTACCAATAAAAAATAATTATGCTTCTCCAAAAACGCTGGGTTATGACCGAATAGCTGCTGCAATAGGTGCAACTGTGCATTTTCCCGGTGAAAATGTATTAGTGATTGACATCGGAACCGCAGTTAAATACGACTTTGTGGATTTTGAAAATACATTTGTAGGTGGCATTATTTCACCCGGGAAAAGGATGAGATTTAAAGCCCTGAATACTTTTACACAAAAACTGCCGTTATTGGATACAGATGATATTCCGGAACTAATAGGTAACAACACCGAATCCTGCATGAAAAGCGGAGTAATGAATGGTTTGCTTGCCGAAATCAATGGAATAATTGAAGAATACCAAAAAAAAGTTAATTTTCAGATAATTACCACCGGAGGAGATGCCCCATACTTTGAAAGTAGGATAAAATATCCGACCTTTGCAGCTCCAAATTTGGTATTGGAAGGTCTCAATAGAATTTTAGAATATAATGTCATTTAAAAACAAGCTGTTTTTTAGTTTAATTATTGCCACACAAAGTACCCTGGTTTTTGCTCAGGGACACGGCAGCTCACCTTACTCGAGCATCGGCATAGGCGAAACGGCATCTGAAACGGTAGCCGCTCAGGATATGATGGGAGGTGCCGGAGTATCTTTTACCAATAGTTTTTATGTAAACCACCTAAACCCTGCATTGATGGTGAAAAACCGCTCTATTGGGTT
The sequence above is a segment of the Cytophagaceae bacterium genome. Coding sequences within it:
- a CDS encoding 3-phosphoshikimate 1-carboxyvinyltransferase; the encoded protein is MQRYLIKAKNDIFNEKIRLASSKSESNRALIINALSGFTGELENLSTARDTQTMIRLLESDDAVADVLDAGTTMRFSTAYFAATNQSKTMTGTPRMCQRPIGILVDALRTIGAEIDYLDQAGFPPHKINGLPSQKSNTIEIRGDVSSQYISALLMIAPVLLQGLTIKLTGEIGSIPYIKMTIRQMEAFGVKVEENWIEKTLKVAPQKYLAAHYKIESDWSGASYWYAVVALAQNTEVKIELLGLKENSLQGDSSIAEIMSHLGVKSTFTSEGVLLEKIQAESSFEWDFTNCPDLVQTVAVVLGAKGIKGKFTGIESLKIKETDRVFALQQELAKINASLVETVENKEYEVNGSGKWDTIPDIETYDDHRMAMAFAPLAMLKEVIIKEPGVVAKSYPSFWEDLSKVTEIEEI
- a CDS encoding T9SS type A sorting domain-containing protein, giving the protein MGESDQIITVYLNDKSVTLTKLDDLIISGLMPLEDSFYFLTYNKKKNKTSLFELKTNSLLLTTLVEETSLEIMELSNDTIYYSFNSGGKRIIEFIKKSNRQKSRVLVLDSDVLLRKESKIYIGYSFDDKNKKFDLTKIDIQKGKEDLVLQSYEGFNYIYNPFIFKEHIYFIGDHKNRGLELFRSQLKTPENEQLVKAALILNQPQDSLIFAKNGGILSLEIENNAGVNYEWQLFKDGSWDELKSVSDYFKVNQVFSNELIISNFNILNDVIKVRCKISKDGFDELFTSEISIFQKMEILNHPISGSYLKGEKVNLKSNTNINPNKEIWETDITGEWKDINLLKEVFPQMKIDRNQIEFQNVENIENNGFRIRYKAVIDAPYQNVTSNIAEIKFLSPLNTEPKVSEILIFPNPSNKILSFNKTYSQCFIIDQSGNQYFAGSNLLQVDISKLSNGIYFVVLKDKNSSIIRKFSKL
- a CDS encoding sugar phosphate isomerase/epimerase; its protein translation is MKTIKGPGIFLAQFMGDEAPFNSLDTIADYMAAKGYKGIQLPAWDGRIIDLKTAAESQTYCDELKGKLAAKGLEITELSTHLQGQLVASHPTYNTMYDAFAPAEVHGNEPARREWAIQQLKYAAKASKNLGLTSHVGFSGALAWPFLYPWPQRPAGLIDTAFTELAKRWKPILDVYDENGVDYCYELHPGEDLFDGTTFEMFVDKLGGHKRACINYDPSHFVLQGLDYVQFIDFYHERIRAFHVKDAEFNPTGKQGVYSGYAGWADRAGRFRSLGDGQVDFSAIFSKMSQYDYDGWAVLEWECCIKSSEQGATEGAPFIESHIIEVATRAFDDFAATGADEAVNKKVLGI
- a CDS encoding Gfo/Idh/MocA family oxidoreductase, producing MSKIKVGVVGTGFIGPAHVEALRRLPNIEVVALCEVNLELATTKAAQLGIERPCTFDELLSMPDIQCVHICTPNFLHYEQSKAALLAGKHVVCEKPLAKDLHEAEELVALAAKTGLVNAVHFNLRYYPLVRQMKMMREKGELGDIYSVIGSYLQDWLFYATDYNWRLEPDKSGDSRAIADIGSHLMDLIEYVTGLKTVEVMADFNTIHKNRKKPLKPVETYSGKMLQPEDYADVPINTEDHANVLLRFDNGNRGSITVSQVSAGRKNQLKVEISGSVKTLAWNSEAPNEIWIGSRDGANSLLMRDPSLVHEEVRSLITYPGGHNEGFGDTSKQLFKEVYEAVAANKMPENPKFPTFADGYRELLICERILESSRSDKWVKV
- a CDS encoding Gfo/Idh/MocA family oxidoreductase, coding for MGMIGGSLEAFIGAVHRRGAALDGEIELVCGAFSSDPAKSKATGEALYLPSDRVYGSYKEMILKEKELPVGERMDFVSIVTPNHVHFEAAKFAIENGFHVVLDKPITLTMEEAKALEKIVNGSDVIFALTHNYTAYPMVKEAKQIIKSGKLGKIRKVIVEYPQGWLSQLVEATGQKQAAWRTDPARCGAGGGIGDIGTHAENLAEYITGLKITELCADLTIFVDGRKLDDDANILLRFDNGAKGVLHNSQICNGEENDLNIRVYGEFGGLKWKQMEPNTLEITNQENGSHIIRTGVGNLSAQAAAHTRQPAGHPEGYVETFANIYRNFAYALRARWGNSSATAAVGNLGNDHTISGQYDPEVHDFPGIEEGMRGMGFIQTVIKSNNSDQKWTKFEI
- a CDS encoding MFS transporter; its protein translation is MVNRNRLFLASCFALITTSMAFGIRAGILTQLGAEFQLDQEHLGYVNQMAFLGFPIAMIVGGPLYNIIGPKKIMWLAFITHVLGLVMTIFAGGFWTLLISTFFVGFANGTVEAACNPMISDMYEGNEKTKMLNRFHMWFPGGIVIGSLLSQFMTKNEMGWQFQIGAILIPAAIYAVLIIGQQFPESHDEGAASNSGNLKAMLSPLYLFMLACMALTAISEFGPEQWIGPIMEKTGASPMIILAIVTGLMAVGRYFAGPLVHSINPTGVLWGSAILATIGIALMSQASGVMVYVSAIIFALGVCYFWPTMIGFVAEELPQTGAFGMSIMGGMGMFSTSIFQPIIGKWLDNENAKALASGLTGDEANIVAGQATLDNMAVFPAILIVAFGILFFVMRKRKAALAH
- a CDS encoding type III pantothenate kinase, encoding MNVCIDIGNTRTKVGYFENGKLLNVQRIPAAEKLFDFLRIEDNDRIIISSVVKSIDELKLLFKNYPSVLFLNSDSLLPIKNNYASPKTLGYDRIAAAIGATVHFPGENVLVIDIGTAVKYDFVDFENTFVGGIISPGKRMRFKALNTFTQKLPLLDTDDIPELIGNNTESCMKSGVMNGLLAEINGIIEEYQKKVNFQIITTGGDAPYFESRIKYPTFAAPNLVLEGLNRILEYNVI